One window of Mauremys mutica isolate MM-2020 ecotype Southern chromosome 20, ASM2049712v1, whole genome shotgun sequence genomic DNA carries:
- the LOC123354000 gene encoding uncharacterized protein LOC123354000, producing MRWQSWEAKATVRLRPGLRPAVLACPRPAEGACWGRGRGSGCGERPGGAGLGCAQDSGQTPELQAGHSTIRLRPPPQASSLFLPFVTFSYSLETLMSACQSLSPHQSPPGSPTNPAKPETQLQTPTGQRGGEALAPTCQLPPPPGQDGLNRRIPLAATYQARHKGPRWDLPAGNRQQNLPHYRTLGGIRGHKECKTGPDP from the exons atgcgctggcagagctgggaagccaAGGCCACCGTCCGGCTCAGGCCAGGCCTGCGTCCAGCCGTTCTGGCTTGTCCTCGACCTGCCGAGGGGGCCTGCTGGGGGCGCGGCAGGGGCAGCGGGTGCGGGGAGAGgcctggaggggcagggctgggctgtgcGCAGGACTCCGGCCAAACCCCGGAGCTGCAAGCGGGGCACAGTACGATCCGCCTCCGCCCCCCTCCGCAGGcctcctccctcttcctgccTTTCGTTACTTTCAGTTACAGTTTGGAGACTCTGATGTCAGCCTGCCAGAGCCTCTCCCCGCACCAATCGCCACCTGGCTCCCCGACAAACCCTGCGAAGCCGGAAACACAACTGCAAACCCCAACCGGGCAGCGGGGCGGAGAAGCCCTGGCCCCGACctgccagctcccaccccctccGGGGCAGGATGGATTAAACAGACGCATCCCCCTGGCAGCCACGTACCAGGCTCGGCACAAG GGCCCCCGATGGGATTTGCCTGCTGGGAACCGACAGCAGAACTTGCCCCATTACCGGACCCTGGGAGGAATAAGGGGACACAAGGAATGCAAGACTGGTCCGGATCCTTGA